A portion of the Candida dubliniensis CD36 chromosome R, complete sequence genome contains these proteins:
- a CDS encoding regulator of ty1 transposition protein, putative (Similar to S. cerevisiae RTT109) — MLDCMLSPDILKDGEFETIYFLTNPIYIKSPIHIPKSTIGKPDTVKIRHFFALLHQDSIVLGLEVFVYLQIYSDFVEKYVYVSKCDTVGLEKSTIKIGSVIGPVLQYIINYNGYKIKMNNVEEKSRDVSDPSTLVRLQRLRDKLPDIYPNLPYYNDIPPKEECIEYRTLPKTQNLKLCVFTKPAKEYLFPNSAKNPYKNLLNGQSLLRWWIAIIDNITNGWDSHKLMIPGADKYATRKFIEKYSDWSEGHIFKQDGLAVRAIPLFPDDPKGRFLELVIVECRYGKMSVSRFYQELAYRQEFLLGDCVSLIGCCRENLDVTYQDDSASTVTISEYKEFMNSLKSVDFSDRLEVSNFVSNYRKSN, encoded by the coding sequence ATGCTTGATTGCATGCTTTCTCCAGATATATTAAAAGATGGTGAATTTGAAACCATTTATTTTCTAACTAAtccaatatatataaagtCACCAATACATATCCCAAAATCTACAATTGGGAAACCTGACACTGTTAAAATTCGACACTTTTTCGCTTTATTACATCAAGATCTGATTGTCTTGGGATTAGAAGTTTTCGTATATTTACAAATTTATTcagattttgttgaaaaatatgtTTATGTTTCCAAATGTGATACTGTTGGATTAGagaaatcaacaattaaaatagGACTGGTAATTGGTCCTGTATTGCAATACATTATCAACTATAATGGTTATAAGATAAAAATGAACAATGTGGAAGAAAAATCGAGAGATGTGTCGGATCCATCTACTTTGGTCCGTCTACAAAGGTTACGTGATAAGTTGCCAGACATCTATCCAAATTTACCCTATTATAACGATATCCCACCAAAAGAAGAATGCATTGAGTACCGAACTTTACCAAAGACCCAGAACCTAAAATTGTGTGTTTTCACAAAACCTGCTAAAGAATATCTTTTCCCCAATTCAGCCAAGAACCCATATAAGAATCTTTTGAATGGACAATCTCTTTTGAGATGGTGGATAGCAATAATTGACAACATTACCAACGGTTGGGACAGTcataaattaatgattcCTGGAGCAGACAAGTATGCTACCAGAAAATTCATCGAAAAGTATTCTGACTGGAGTGAAGGACACATATTTAAACAAGATGGTTTAGCGGTAAGGGCAATTCCATTGTTTCCAGATGATCCCAAGGGTAGATTTTTAGAATTGGTAATTGTAGAGTGCCGGTATGGAAAGATGTCAGTATCGAGATTTTATCAAGAACTTGCTTATAGACAAGAGTTTCTTCTTGGTGATTGTGTGTCGTTGATTGGGTGTTGTAGGGAAAACTTAGATGTTACATATCAAGATGATCTGGCTTCCACTGTGACAATTTCCGAGTATAAGGAGTTTATGAATCTGTTAAAGCTGGTGGATTTTAGTGATCGTCTTGAAGTTAGTAATTTTGTAAGTAATTATAGGAAATCAAATTAG
- a CDS encoding bypass of stop codon protein, putative (Similar to S. cerevisiae BSC6), whose product MSQDKTNQDPEPLPTKFPASQETTPSGSSSNSGSTVVVPPIQTPQFQNIKHEIEFEGEILTIDSTNWRNSRLLKLQILVSFGVFILFGLAEQTVGTIIPKLQHDYSINDIQISFIFFCSVSGYLLTAMINSITHEYLGIRGVTVLGSTSMALSYLIASHKPPFVIFLMCYFMSGVGFGTLDASINTWMGNLVDSNQLLGIVHGCYGIGSLISPSLISYLLSKSNNPWKWPNYYVILSVVAGFCLVSLILTFKYETPKKYKYISQLRHQQQKQQGQTQKDGSIELEHFTGIHGSTTKDSFDLEATVDDNEELEEEEEDHHSTSVRKTLSSTLVWSFALILFIYVGGEAAFAAWLVTFLLRIKNLDYKTASYMATTFWSGVTIGRIGLGFVTAHFFSSELWANLIYILVSFLGCLLFWVLTFIETSTLLVIVLFLVVLVTGIAIGPIFPTTIVSSVNILPAKYQTSGIGFICAFGGGGGAGIPFLIGLLAESSEVGLRTYPLIISLMFGILLGVWILIMQKYSSKYKRNTL is encoded by the coding sequence ATGCTGCAAGATAAAACCAATCAAGATCCAGAACCATTACCCACAAAATTTCCCGCATCACAAGAAACTACGCCTTctggtagtagtagcaatAGTGGCTCAACTGTGGTGGTGCCACCCATACAAACTcctcaatttcaaaacattAAACATGAAATAGAATTTGAAGGTGAAATATTGACTATagattcaacaaattgGCGTAATTCCCGACTTTTAAAATTACAAATATTGGTTTCATTTGGggtatttattttatttggaTTGGCAGAACAAACTGTGGGGACAATAATCCCAAAATTACAACATGATTATTCAATAAACGATATTCAAATTAGTTTTATATTCTTCTGTTCCGTCAGTGGTTATTTATTGACAGCAATGATAAATAGTATAACTCATGAATATTTAGGTATACGCGGTGTAACGGTTCTAGGATCTACATCAATGGCTTTAAGCTACTTGATTGCTTCTCATAAGCCACCATTTGTGATTTTTCTAATGTGTTATTTTATGAGTGGTGTTGGGTTTGGTACTTTAGATGCTTCAATAAATACTTGGATGGGAAATCTTGttgattcaaatcaattattgggTATCGTTCATGGGTGTTACGGAATAGGGAGCTTGATTTCTCCAAGTTTGATatcatatttattatctAAATCTAATAATCCTTGGAAATGGCCGAATTATTATGTTATATTGAGTGTTGTAGCAGGGTTTTGTTTGGTATCATTGATCCTCACGTTTAAATATGAAACTCCCAAGAAGTACAAATACATATCGCAATTACGCCATCAACAACAGAAGCAACAAGGACAAACACAAAAAGATGGAAGTATTGAATTAGAACATTTTACTGGTATTCACGGAAGTACTACTAAAGATagttttgatttggaaGCTACTGTTGAcgataatgaagaattagaagaggaggaggaagatCATCACTCAACATCAGTGAGAAaaacattatcatcaacattgGTATGGTCATTTgcattgattttatttatttatgtTGGTGGTGAGGCTGCATTTGCTGCTTGGTTAGTGACATTTTTACTAAGGATTAAGAATTTGGATTATAAAACTGCATCTTATATGGCTACGACATTTTGGTCTGGGGTCACTATAGGAAGAATTGGTTTAGGATTTGTGACTGCTCATTTCTTTAGTAGTGAATTATGGGCTAAtcttatttatattttagTGTCATTTTTAGGatgtttattgttttggGTTTTAACTTTTATTGAGACCAGTACTTTGTTAGTAattgtattgtttttggTAGTACTTGTTACTGGGATTGCTATTGGTCCAATATTCCCGACCACCATTGTATCACTGGTCAATATATTACCTGCCAAATATCAAACATCAGGTATTGGATTTATTTGTGCgtttggtggtggaggtggAGCAGGAATTCCATTTTTAATTGGGTTATTGGCAGAATCAAGTGAAGTTGGTTTACGAACTTATCCTTTGATTATTAGTCTAATGTTTGGTATATTACTTGGAGTATGGATATTGATTATGCAAAaatattcatcaaaatATAAACGAAATACATTATAA
- a CDS encoding BolA domain protein, putative has translation MSSSVLTADLLRDIIATRLNANLVQVEDMSGGCGQAFAVIIVSSLFQGKNKLARHRLVNNELKDEIASIHAFTQKGFTPDEWIAQGGHL, from the coding sequence ATGTCATCGTCTGTATTAACTGCTGATTTGTTAAGAGATATAATTGCCACCAGATTAAATGCTAATTTAGTTCAAGTTGAAGACATGTCTGGTGGATGTGGTCAAGCATTTGCTGTAATAATtgtatcatcattattccaagggaaaaataaattagcTCGACATCGATTagttaataatgaattgaaagatGAAATAGCGAGTATTCATGCATTTACTCAAAAGGGGTTCACACCTGATGAATGGATAGCTCAAGGTGGACACCTATAA
- a CDS encoding Rho-GTPase-activating protein, putative (Similar to S. cerevisiae LRG1), with protein sequence MNHSFDTPQRGNSIHQSFANPNTTNTTRSTINIVESPDNRGSIIATTEPSSPPPPPPKNSGSSPRRKFNPFGHSRSHSHTSNNGKRLFYPVHHDGRYHNINDQFPPISSVSQPMHPSSPVPTSPTPIPAAAPAPTTSSKPKREQSLRYYIPRDTPPQTPHMNQLPKPVGKSPQPNWTNLIPPLPGKPQPSYNSHDTFQQQKQNKLIDTDDFNFGTEPIISTPEPSSRQHPEPLSNQSNFNNNNYSNHRTSTRSGLDPSQRHSIAVSPTPEKQNSATQSTDTINTSSIRPAPSVSGSSSSLLHKQQLQEPSSPSKSERKPGRKKSRKVCAKCGLEITSQFVRALNNAYHVDCFTCHECGKQCSAKFFPYEITNEQDSTKTQVALCEYDYFKKLDLICYVCNSALRGPYITALGNKYHLEHFRCNVCQRVFESDESYYEHDNNIYCHFHYSKLYASHCEGCQSSIVKQFVELFRGGRNQHWHPECYMVHKFWNVCITPDSVGLQKLFDLPDDVLNGLKLMRDDNESHITVDSAMLMSIEQQIEQVVLKCWVTLSGYEEITAKCISDMLLCACTGNKFNGIVVTGKLVLNVEVLFNALDYVILMCKSSHELLHKKFGTPPNQDDSESSSTEEEYFQMLKKEPRNITGKIMSYLAILRKSDHIAKSGSLSAELLSVITGCAHYLKLLIRIGLYNALKLNKLYGTTNAIEKFLQLTSEHEAISLLAGDSKTQLSLINSKLTIPASSTDACSSCAKSIEKSCLKLDNNRWHIRCFVCSLCKRTIPPIEASETKFDVIHQSIVCRKCPCEQFDTGFHLVSDLSQLIYLLKIALFRSRSVMKVDLTKIPRSYISDSQSDTDDVDVAQDNYSQTLNDVTSLRSKRQSQKLSKSIKKKARKSIIVEAPEADKARKEDIKTHPLGMKSGVAANDALKSGGINDESTIAEELNDLSFDSQTSRQQGTRKTSSASQLSYNPGGDESLSVTRKSLKIRDEPQRQTTHTHLDRTSDLLKNEKSLTLDDIPRIVAAEQAREQRPNAFKHHNSLYQRQTAPHRLKASGHTSTVITPTGVLDNILNTSQPHPEEPVVRKQKYYSELTKDEHFIIRHIAVEALSHISKSYSNKEELLSLIQTKKQPTFWDKFKFGGGDGKKDKAMAVFGVELQSLTKKYGIDSDLGVGPSKLRIPIVVDDIIAALRQKDMSVEGIFRLNGNIKRLRELTEQINKNPLKSPDFSVQNAVQLAALMKKWLRELPNPLLTFGLYDMWVSSQRQVNPVLRKRVLQLTYCMLPRSHRNLVEVLLYFFSWVASFSEIDEETGSKMDIHNLATVIAPNILISKQSSNSSSGNSSNSGTNNSDSQQSSGDNYFLAIEVVNQLIEQHEEFSIIPSDILEFYEKCGFDKFDSTKKEITTRDVMMKIDKELKETPDYFDNFELKNPAGLTSQEVKRNSVSRIESKIQNKELNGISER encoded by the coding sequence ATGAATCATTCGTTTGATACCCCTCAACGAGGTAATAGTATTCATCAATCATTTGCCAATCCCAATACAACAAATACAACCCGATCGAcaataaatattgttgaaagTCCCGACAACCGAGGATCAATAATAGCTACAACTGAACCATCATCACCGCCGCCACCACCTCCCAAAAATTCCGGTTCAAGTCCTAGACGAAAATTTAATCCATTTGGTCATTCTCGTTCTCATTCGCATACTTCTAATAACGGAAAAAGGTTGTTTTATCCAGTACATCATGACGGAAGGTATCATAATATAAATGACCAATTCCCACCAATATCATCTGTCTCACAACCAATGCATCCATCTTCACCAGTACCTACTTCACCTACACCTATACCCGCAGCTGCACCTGCACCCACAACCAGTAGCAAACCCAAGAGAGAACAATCCTTAAGATACTATATACCTCGAGATACCCCACCACAAACCCCACATATGAATCAACTTCCGAAACCTGTGGGGAAACTGCCACAACCAAATTGGACAAACTTGATACCACCACTACCGGGGAAACCACAACCATCATACAATTCACATGATACTTTCcaacaacagaaacaaaataaactaaTCGATACTGAcgatttcaattttggtaCTGAACCTATAATATCAACACCAGAACCGTCGTCAAGGCAACACCCCGAACCATTGTCCAATCAATCCAactttaataataacaattatAGTAATCATAGAACATCGACAAGATCAGGACTAGACCCTTCTCAGAGACATTCAATTGCTGTTTCACCAACTccagaaaaacaaaattcaGCAACTCAATCGACCGACACTATCAATACCAGTTCAATTCGCCCCGCACCTTCAGTATCAggatcatcatcttcattgctacataaacaacaacttcaGGAACCATCTTCACCTTCTAAACTGGAAAGAAAACCAGGTCGGAAGAAAAGTCGCAAAGTTTGTGCCAAATGTGGATTGGAAATTACCAGCCAGTTTGTTCGAGCTTTGAATAATGCATATCACGTTGATTGTTTTACTTGTCATGAATGTGGCAAACAGTGTTCCGCAAAATTTTTCCCATATGAAATCACTAATGAACAAGACAGCACCAAAACCCAGGTAGCATTATGTGAGTATGAttatttcaagaaattagaTCTCATTTGTTATGTTTGTAACTCAGCTTTAAGAGGACCATATATCACTGCATTGGGTAACAAATATCATTTAGAACACTTCAGATGTAATGTTTGTCAACGTGTATTTGAGTCCGACGAGAGTTATTATGAACACGACAACAACATATATTGTCATTTCCATTATTCAAAACTCTATGCAAGCCATTGTGAAGGATGTCAATCGTCTATTGTCAaacaatttgttgaattgtttaGAGGTGGCCGAAATCAACACTGGCACCCAGAATGTTATATGGTACACAAATTTTGGAATGTTTGCATAACCCCAGATTCAGTTGGTcttcaaaaattgtttgatttacCTGATGATGTTCTAAATGGATTAAAGTTAATGAGAGATGATAACGAAAGTCACATTACAGTTGATTCCGCCATGCTCATGTCTattgaacaacaaattgaacaagTAGTGTTGAAATGTTGGGTCACTCTTTCTGGTTATGAAGAGATAACTGCCAAATGTATATCGGACATGTTATTATGTGCTTGTACTGGTAACAAATTTAATGGTATAGTAGTAACGGGGAAATTGGTTTTAAATGTTGAAGTTTTGTTTAATGCCTTGGATTATGTAATTCTTATGTGCAAAAGTTCGCATGAGTTGTTGcataaaaaatttggtaCTCCTCCTAATCAAGATGACCTGGAGTCCTCAAGTACAGAAGAAGAGTATTTtcaaatgttgaaaaaagagCCAAGAAATATTACCGGTAAAATTATGAGTTATCTTGCCATATTGAGGAAATCCGACCATATAGCCAAATCAGGAAGTCTTTCAGCTGAACTACTTTCAGTGATTACAGGATGTGctcattatttgaaattattaattcgAATTGGATTATACAATGCgttgaaattaaacaaattgtaCGGGACCACTAATGCCATAGAGAAGTTTTTACAATTGACTTCAGAGCACGAAGCCATTAGTTTATTAGCTGGCGATAGCAAGACTCAATTGAGTTTGATTAATTCCAAATTGACGATTCCAGCAAGTTCAACAGATGCATGTAGTTCCTGTGCCAAGagtattgaaaaatcatgTCTTAAATTAGATAATAATCGTTGGCATATTAGatgttttgtttgttcCTTGTGTAAGAGAACTATCCCCCCAATAGAAGCTAGTGAAACCAAATTTGATGTAATTCATCAATCGATTGTTTGTCGAAAATGTCCATGTGAGCAATTTGATACAGGGTTCCATTTAGTGTCTGATTTATCACAATTGATATACTTGTTGAAAATAGCATTGTTTAGATCACGTTCTGTCATGAAAGTAGATTTGACAAAGATTCCAAGAAGTTATATTTCTGACTCACAATCAGACactgatgatgttgatgttgctCAAGATAATTATTCACAAACATTAAATGACGTGACAAGTTTAAGAAGCAAACGACAAAGTCaaaaattatctaaatCGATCAAGAAGAAAGCTAGAAAATCCATTATTGTTGAAGCACCAGAAGCCGACAAGGCGAGAAAAGAAGATATCAAAACACATCCTTTGGGTATGAAAAGTGGTGTGGCAGCCAATGACGCATTAAAGTCTGGTGGTATAAATGATGAAAGCACTATTGCTGAAGAGTTGAATGATTTGAGTTTTGATAGTCAAACGTCAAGGCAGCAAGgaacaagaaaaacaagTAGTGCATCACAGCTATCATATAATCCTGGTGGCGATGAAAGCCTTTCGGTAACCCGCAAGTCACTTAAAATCCGAGACGAGCCTCAAAGACAAACTACACATACGCATCTTGATCGAACATCTGATTTGTTAAAGAATGAGAAATCATTAACTTTGGATGACATCCCAAGAATTGTTGCTGCGGAACAAGCAAGAGAACAACGACCAAATGCTTTCAAACACCATAATAGTTTGTATCAACGTCAAACCGCCCCTCATCGACTCAAAGCTTCTGGCCATACTTCTACTGTTATTACCCCTACTGGTGTATTagataatattttaaacACTTCCCAACCACATCCTGAAGAACCAGTTGTCAGAAAGCAAAAGTACTATTCAGAGTTAACCAAGGATGAACACTTTATTATTCGCCATATTGCCGTGGAAGCTCTTAGTCACATAAGCAAAAGCTATTCCAATAAAGAggaattattatcattgatccaaacaaagaaacaacCTACATTTTGGGACAAGTTCAAGTTTGGAGGTGGCGATGGCAAAAAGGATAAAGCCATGGCAGTATTTGGAGTTGAGTTGCAATCTTTGACGAAAAAATATGGTATTGATTCTGATTTAGGTGTAGGTCCTTCGAAATTGAGAATTCCTATAGTTGTTGACGATATTATTGCTGCATTAAGACAGAAGGATATGTCAGTTGAAGGTATTTTCCGTTTAAATGGTAATATCAAAAGACTTCGAGAACTAACtgaacaaatcaataagAACCCCTTGAAATCACCCGATTTTAGTGTTCAGAATGCTGTTCAATTAGCAgcattgatgaagaaatggTTACGAGAACTACCCAATCCATTGTTAACATTTGGTCTTTACGATATGTGGGTTTCGTCCCAACGACAAGTGAATCCAGTTTTGCGTAAACGAGTTCTACAATTGACATATTGTATGTTACCTAGAAGTCATCGAAATTTGGTTGAAGTATTGCTTTACTTTTTCAGTTGGGTTGCCTCTTTTtcagaaattgatgaagaaactGGTTCCAAGATGGATATCCATAATTTGGCAACTGTTATCGCACCTAACatattgatttcaaagCAATCATCAAACTCATCATCAGGGAACTCTTCTAATTCTGGTACCAACAATTCGGATTCTCAACAATCATCAGGAGATAACTATTTTCTTGCCATTGAAGTtgttaatcaattgattgaacaaCATGAAGAGTTTAGTATTATACCACTGGATATACTTGAATTTTATGAAAAATGTGGGTTTGACAAATTTGATTccaccaaaaaagaaattacaaCTAGAGAtgtaatgatgaagattgataaagaattgaagGAAACACCtgattattttgataattttgaattgaaaaaccCCGCAGGTTTAACTAGCCAAGAAGTTAAACGGAATTCTGTTTCTCgaattgaatcaaaaattcaaaataaagAGTTGAATGGTATTAGTGAGAGATAA